One window of the Melanotaenia boesemani isolate fMelBoe1 chromosome 14, fMelBoe1.pri, whole genome shotgun sequence genome contains the following:
- the ddr2a gene encoding discoidin domain-containing receptor 2 isoform X1 has translation MKHLLDIHFFLLSLLHLLGAVTSQVNPDVCRYPLGMSGGQIQDEDISASSQWSESTAARYGRLNSEEGDGAWCPEITVEPDNLKEFLQIDLRSLHFITLVGTQGRHAGGIGNEFTQMYKIKYSRDGSRWISWRDRQGKQVIEGNRNAYETVLKDLKPPIIARYVRFMPVTEHSMNVCMRVELYGCEWLDGLVSYNSPTGEQMNLPAYTLYLNDSAYDGAVIHSMTEGLGQLTDGECGPNDFKEDLIYKLWQGYDYVGWNNESFPSGFVEIMFEFDRIRNFTTMKVHCNNMLPLHIKAFRQVVCYFRSDSDWEAIPLSFRPEVDDKNSDARFVTVSLANHMASAIKCQFYFADAWMLFSEITFQSDTAMYNTTLAPPKTGLPPNIPPEDDPTHKVDDSNTRILIGCLVAIIFILVAIIVIILWRQVWQKMLEKASRRMLDDELTASLSIQSETFGYNHNQSSAANEQQSNSTYERIFPLSPDYQEPSRLICKLPEFAQSPEELASTSPSASKSTTTTVAQDGVPHYAEADIVDLQGVTGSNTYAIPAVTMDLLSGKDVVVEEFPRKLLTFKEKLGEGQFGEVHLCEAEGMQEFMNEEYLFDIPEDQPVLVAVKMLRSDANKNARNDFLKEIKIMSRLKDPNIIRLLAVCIYSDPLCMITEYMENGDLNQFLSRHEAEGQLALLSNTPTVSFTNLCYMATQIASGMKYLSSLNFVHRDLATRNCLVGKNYTIKIADFGMSRNLYSGDYYRIQGRAVLPIRWMSWESILLGKFTTASDVWAFGVTLWEILNFCKEQPYSQLTDEQVIENTGEFFRDQKRQIYLPQPVLCPDLLYKIMLSCWRRNAKERPSFQEIHKSLLDLQA, from the exons atgtCTGTCGGTATCCTCTGGGGATGTCAGGAGGACAGATTCAAGATGAGGACATCTCTGCCTCCAGCCAGTGGTCTGAATCTACCGCTGCCAGATATGGCAG GTTGAACAGTGAGGAGGGTGATGGCGCGTGGTGTCCAGAGATAACAGTCGAACCAGACAACCTGAAGGAGTTCCTTCAGATTGACCTGCGCTCGCTCCACTTTATCACTCTTGTGGGAACCCAAGGTCGACATGCTGGGGGCATTGGTAATGAGTTTACCCAGATGTATAAGATTAAATACAGTCGTGATGGCAGTCGGTGGATCTCATGGAGAGACAGGCAGGGGAAACAG GTGATTGAGGGAAACAGGAATGCCTATGAAACTGTGCTCAAGGACCTTAAACCTCCCATCATTGCTCGCTATGTTCGCTTCATGCCTGTAACAGAACACTCCATGAATGTCTGCATGAGAGTAGAGCTCTACGGCTGCGAATGGCTGG ATGGTCTTGTTTCGTATAACTCTCCAACAGGAGAACAGATGAACTTGCCTGCTTACACTCTTTACCTGAATGATTCTGCCTATGATGGCGCCGTTATCCACAG TATGACAGAAGGCTTGGGCCAGCTGACTGATGGAGAGTGCGGTCCAAATGACTTTAAAGAAGATCTCATCTACAAACTATGGCAGGGGTATGACTATGTGGGCTGGAACAACGAAAGCTTCCCCAGTGGATTTGTTGAGATAATGTTTGAGTTTGATCGTATACGCAACTTTACCACAATGAAG GTCCACTGCAACAACATGCTTCCCCTGCACATCAAGGCCTTCCGTCAAGTGGTTTGTTACTTCCGCTCCGATTCAGACTGGGAGGCCATACCGCTCTCCTTCAGACCTGAGGTGGATGACAAGAATTCAGATGCCCGGTTTGTTACTGTCAGCCtggccaatcacatggcaaGTGCCATCAAATGCCAGTTCTACTTTGCGGATGCCTGGATGCTGTTCAGTGAGATCACTTTCCAGTCAG ATACAGCCATGTACAATACAACACTGGCTCCACCCAAGACCGGACTTCCACCGAACATACCGCCAG AAGATGATCCCACCCACAAAGTTGATGATAGCAACACCcggattctgattggctgtttagTAGCGATCATTTTCATCCTGGTGgccattattgttattatcttGTGGAGGCAGGTGTGGCAGAAGATGTTGGAGAAG GCGTCTCGTCGGATGCTGGATGATGAACTAACTGCTAGTTTGtcaatacagagtgagacatttgGCTACAACCACAACCAGTCGAGTGCAGCCAATGAGCAGCAGTCTAATTCCACCTATGAGCGCATCTTCCCTCTCAGTCCAGACTATCAGGAGCCATCACGCCTCATATGTAAACTGCCAGAGTTTGCACAGAGCCCAGAAGAGCTTG CTTCAACTAGCCCCTCAGCCTCTAAATCCACCACTACAACTGTGGCCCAAGATGGCGTCCCTCATTATGCAGAAGCAGACATTGTCGACTTGCAAGGCGTTACAGGAAGCAACACATATGCCATCCCTGCAGTAACTATGGACCTGCTGTCAGGGAAGGATGTTGTTGTGGAAGAGTTCCCCCGAAAACTGCTCACATTCAAAGAGAAACTGGGAGAGGGCCAGTTTGGAGAG GTCCACCTGTGTGAAGCAGAGGGAATGCAGGAGTTTATGAATGAAGAATATCTGTTTGATATTCCAGAGGACCAGCCAGTCTTAGTGGCTGTGAAGATGCTCCGTTCAGATGCCAACAAAAATGCAAG gaATGACTTCCTCAAAGAGATAAAGATCATGTCACGTTTAAAGGACCCCAACATCATTCGCCTGCTAGCTGTGTGCATCTACAGCGACCCTCTCTGTATGATCACAGAGTACATGGAAAATGGAGATCTCAACCAGTTTCTGTCCCGCCATGAAGCTGAGGGACAACTTGCTTTGCTCAGCAACACACCTACAGTCAG CTTCACTAACCTGTGCTACATGGCCACTCAGATAGCCTCAGGGATGAAGTACCTCTCCTCCCTGAACTTTGTCCACCGAGACTTGGCCACACGTAATTGTTTGGTGGGCAAAAATTACACAATAAAGATTGCTGACTTTGGCATGAGCAGGAACTTATACAGTGGCGACTACTACCGGATCCAGGGTAGAGCGGTGCTGCCTATACGCTGGATGTCATGGGAGAGCATCCTACTG GGTAAGTTCACCACAGCGAGCGATGTTTGGGCCTTTGGGGTGACCTTGTGGGAGATACTAAACTTCTGCAAGGAGCAACCCTATTCTCAGCTCACTGATGAGCAGGTGATAGAAAACACAGGGGAGTTTTTCAGGGACCAGAAACGACAG ATCTACCTGCCCCAACCTGTGCTGTGTCCAGACTTGCTCTACAAGATCATGCtcagctgctggaggaggaaTGCAAAGGAACGGCCCTCCTTTCAGGAAATACACAAAAGCCTCTTGGATTTACAGGCTTAA
- the ddr2a gene encoding discoidin domain-containing receptor 2 isoform X2, which yields MKHLLDIHFFLLSLLHLLGAVTSQVNPDVCRYPLGMSGGQIQDEDISASSQWSESTAARYGRLNSEEGDGAWCPEITVEPDNLKEFLQIDLRSLHFITLVGTQGRHAGGIGNEFTQMYKIKYSRDGSRWISWRDRQGKQVIEGNRNAYETVLKDLKPPIIARYVRFMPVTEHSMNVCMRVELYGCEWLDGLVSYNSPTGEQMNLPAYTLYLNDSAYDGAVIHSMTEGLGQLTDGECGPNDFKEDLIYKLWQGYDYVGWNNESFPSGFVEIMFEFDRIRNFTTMKVHCNNMLPLHIKAFRQVVCYFRSDSDWEAIPLSFRPEVDDKNSDARFVTVSLANHMASAIKCQFYFADAWMLFSEITFQSDTAMYNTTLAPPKTGLPPNIPPDDPTHKVDDSNTRILIGCLVAIIFILVAIIVIILWRQVWQKMLEKASRRMLDDELTASLSIQSETFGYNHNQSSAANEQQSNSTYERIFPLSPDYQEPSRLICKLPEFAQSPEELASTSPSASKSTTTTVAQDGVPHYAEADIVDLQGVTGSNTYAIPAVTMDLLSGKDVVVEEFPRKLLTFKEKLGEGQFGEVHLCEAEGMQEFMNEEYLFDIPEDQPVLVAVKMLRSDANKNARNDFLKEIKIMSRLKDPNIIRLLAVCIYSDPLCMITEYMENGDLNQFLSRHEAEGQLALLSNTPTVSFTNLCYMATQIASGMKYLSSLNFVHRDLATRNCLVGKNYTIKIADFGMSRNLYSGDYYRIQGRAVLPIRWMSWESILLGKFTTASDVWAFGVTLWEILNFCKEQPYSQLTDEQVIENTGEFFRDQKRQIYLPQPVLCPDLLYKIMLSCWRRNAKERPSFQEIHKSLLDLQA from the exons atgtCTGTCGGTATCCTCTGGGGATGTCAGGAGGACAGATTCAAGATGAGGACATCTCTGCCTCCAGCCAGTGGTCTGAATCTACCGCTGCCAGATATGGCAG GTTGAACAGTGAGGAGGGTGATGGCGCGTGGTGTCCAGAGATAACAGTCGAACCAGACAACCTGAAGGAGTTCCTTCAGATTGACCTGCGCTCGCTCCACTTTATCACTCTTGTGGGAACCCAAGGTCGACATGCTGGGGGCATTGGTAATGAGTTTACCCAGATGTATAAGATTAAATACAGTCGTGATGGCAGTCGGTGGATCTCATGGAGAGACAGGCAGGGGAAACAG GTGATTGAGGGAAACAGGAATGCCTATGAAACTGTGCTCAAGGACCTTAAACCTCCCATCATTGCTCGCTATGTTCGCTTCATGCCTGTAACAGAACACTCCATGAATGTCTGCATGAGAGTAGAGCTCTACGGCTGCGAATGGCTGG ATGGTCTTGTTTCGTATAACTCTCCAACAGGAGAACAGATGAACTTGCCTGCTTACACTCTTTACCTGAATGATTCTGCCTATGATGGCGCCGTTATCCACAG TATGACAGAAGGCTTGGGCCAGCTGACTGATGGAGAGTGCGGTCCAAATGACTTTAAAGAAGATCTCATCTACAAACTATGGCAGGGGTATGACTATGTGGGCTGGAACAACGAAAGCTTCCCCAGTGGATTTGTTGAGATAATGTTTGAGTTTGATCGTATACGCAACTTTACCACAATGAAG GTCCACTGCAACAACATGCTTCCCCTGCACATCAAGGCCTTCCGTCAAGTGGTTTGTTACTTCCGCTCCGATTCAGACTGGGAGGCCATACCGCTCTCCTTCAGACCTGAGGTGGATGACAAGAATTCAGATGCCCGGTTTGTTACTGTCAGCCtggccaatcacatggcaaGTGCCATCAAATGCCAGTTCTACTTTGCGGATGCCTGGATGCTGTTCAGTGAGATCACTTTCCAGTCAG ATACAGCCATGTACAATACAACACTGGCTCCACCCAAGACCGGACTTCCACCGAACATACCGCCAG ATGATCCCACCCACAAAGTTGATGATAGCAACACCcggattctgattggctgtttagTAGCGATCATTTTCATCCTGGTGgccattattgttattatcttGTGGAGGCAGGTGTGGCAGAAGATGTTGGAGAAG GCGTCTCGTCGGATGCTGGATGATGAACTAACTGCTAGTTTGtcaatacagagtgagacatttgGCTACAACCACAACCAGTCGAGTGCAGCCAATGAGCAGCAGTCTAATTCCACCTATGAGCGCATCTTCCCTCTCAGTCCAGACTATCAGGAGCCATCACGCCTCATATGTAAACTGCCAGAGTTTGCACAGAGCCCAGAAGAGCTTG CTTCAACTAGCCCCTCAGCCTCTAAATCCACCACTACAACTGTGGCCCAAGATGGCGTCCCTCATTATGCAGAAGCAGACATTGTCGACTTGCAAGGCGTTACAGGAAGCAACACATATGCCATCCCTGCAGTAACTATGGACCTGCTGTCAGGGAAGGATGTTGTTGTGGAAGAGTTCCCCCGAAAACTGCTCACATTCAAAGAGAAACTGGGAGAGGGCCAGTTTGGAGAG GTCCACCTGTGTGAAGCAGAGGGAATGCAGGAGTTTATGAATGAAGAATATCTGTTTGATATTCCAGAGGACCAGCCAGTCTTAGTGGCTGTGAAGATGCTCCGTTCAGATGCCAACAAAAATGCAAG gaATGACTTCCTCAAAGAGATAAAGATCATGTCACGTTTAAAGGACCCCAACATCATTCGCCTGCTAGCTGTGTGCATCTACAGCGACCCTCTCTGTATGATCACAGAGTACATGGAAAATGGAGATCTCAACCAGTTTCTGTCCCGCCATGAAGCTGAGGGACAACTTGCTTTGCTCAGCAACACACCTACAGTCAG CTTCACTAACCTGTGCTACATGGCCACTCAGATAGCCTCAGGGATGAAGTACCTCTCCTCCCTGAACTTTGTCCACCGAGACTTGGCCACACGTAATTGTTTGGTGGGCAAAAATTACACAATAAAGATTGCTGACTTTGGCATGAGCAGGAACTTATACAGTGGCGACTACTACCGGATCCAGGGTAGAGCGGTGCTGCCTATACGCTGGATGTCATGGGAGAGCATCCTACTG GGTAAGTTCACCACAGCGAGCGATGTTTGGGCCTTTGGGGTGACCTTGTGGGAGATACTAAACTTCTGCAAGGAGCAACCCTATTCTCAGCTCACTGATGAGCAGGTGATAGAAAACACAGGGGAGTTTTTCAGGGACCAGAAACGACAG ATCTACCTGCCCCAACCTGTGCTGTGTCCAGACTTGCTCTACAAGATCATGCtcagctgctggaggaggaaTGCAAAGGAACGGCCCTCCTTTCAGGAAATACACAAAAGCCTCTTGGATTTACAGGCTTAA
- the ddr2a gene encoding discoidin domain-containing receptor 2 isoform X3, translating into MKHLLDIHFFLLSLLHLLGAVTSQVNPDVCRYPLGMSGGQIQDEDISASSQWSESTAARYGRLNSEEGDGAWCPEITVEPDNLKEFLQIDLRSLHFITLVGTQGRHAGGIGNEFTQMYKIKYSRDGSRWISWRDRQGKQVIEGNRNAYETVLKDLKPPIIARYVRFMPVTEHSMNVCMRVELYGCEWLDGLVSYNSPTGEQMNLPAYTLYLNDSAYDGAVIHSMTEGLGQLTDGECGPNDFKEDLIYKLWQGYDYVGWNNESFPSGFVEIMFEFDRIRNFTTMKVHCNNMLPLHIKAFRQVVCYFRSDSDWEAIPLSFRPEVDDKNSDARFVTVSLANHMASAIKCQFYFADAWMLFSEITFQSDTAMYNTTLAPPKTGLPPNIPPEDDPTHKVDDSNTRILIGCLVAIIFILVAIIVIILWRQVWQKMLEKSETFGYNHNQSSAANEQQSNSTYERIFPLSPDYQEPSRLICKLPEFAQSPEELASTSPSASKSTTTTVAQDGVPHYAEADIVDLQGVTGSNTYAIPAVTMDLLSGKDVVVEEFPRKLLTFKEKLGEGQFGEVHLCEAEGMQEFMNEEYLFDIPEDQPVLVAVKMLRSDANKNARNDFLKEIKIMSRLKDPNIIRLLAVCIYSDPLCMITEYMENGDLNQFLSRHEAEGQLALLSNTPTVSFTNLCYMATQIASGMKYLSSLNFVHRDLATRNCLVGKNYTIKIADFGMSRNLYSGDYYRIQGRAVLPIRWMSWESILLGKFTTASDVWAFGVTLWEILNFCKEQPYSQLTDEQVIENTGEFFRDQKRQIYLPQPVLCPDLLYKIMLSCWRRNAKERPSFQEIHKSLLDLQA; encoded by the exons atgtCTGTCGGTATCCTCTGGGGATGTCAGGAGGACAGATTCAAGATGAGGACATCTCTGCCTCCAGCCAGTGGTCTGAATCTACCGCTGCCAGATATGGCAG GTTGAACAGTGAGGAGGGTGATGGCGCGTGGTGTCCAGAGATAACAGTCGAACCAGACAACCTGAAGGAGTTCCTTCAGATTGACCTGCGCTCGCTCCACTTTATCACTCTTGTGGGAACCCAAGGTCGACATGCTGGGGGCATTGGTAATGAGTTTACCCAGATGTATAAGATTAAATACAGTCGTGATGGCAGTCGGTGGATCTCATGGAGAGACAGGCAGGGGAAACAG GTGATTGAGGGAAACAGGAATGCCTATGAAACTGTGCTCAAGGACCTTAAACCTCCCATCATTGCTCGCTATGTTCGCTTCATGCCTGTAACAGAACACTCCATGAATGTCTGCATGAGAGTAGAGCTCTACGGCTGCGAATGGCTGG ATGGTCTTGTTTCGTATAACTCTCCAACAGGAGAACAGATGAACTTGCCTGCTTACACTCTTTACCTGAATGATTCTGCCTATGATGGCGCCGTTATCCACAG TATGACAGAAGGCTTGGGCCAGCTGACTGATGGAGAGTGCGGTCCAAATGACTTTAAAGAAGATCTCATCTACAAACTATGGCAGGGGTATGACTATGTGGGCTGGAACAACGAAAGCTTCCCCAGTGGATTTGTTGAGATAATGTTTGAGTTTGATCGTATACGCAACTTTACCACAATGAAG GTCCACTGCAACAACATGCTTCCCCTGCACATCAAGGCCTTCCGTCAAGTGGTTTGTTACTTCCGCTCCGATTCAGACTGGGAGGCCATACCGCTCTCCTTCAGACCTGAGGTGGATGACAAGAATTCAGATGCCCGGTTTGTTACTGTCAGCCtggccaatcacatggcaaGTGCCATCAAATGCCAGTTCTACTTTGCGGATGCCTGGATGCTGTTCAGTGAGATCACTTTCCAGTCAG ATACAGCCATGTACAATACAACACTGGCTCCACCCAAGACCGGACTTCCACCGAACATACCGCCAG AAGATGATCCCACCCACAAAGTTGATGATAGCAACACCcggattctgattggctgtttagTAGCGATCATTTTCATCCTGGTGgccattattgttattatcttGTGGAGGCAGGTGTGGCAGAAGATGTTGGAGAAG agtgagacatttgGCTACAACCACAACCAGTCGAGTGCAGCCAATGAGCAGCAGTCTAATTCCACCTATGAGCGCATCTTCCCTCTCAGTCCAGACTATCAGGAGCCATCACGCCTCATATGTAAACTGCCAGAGTTTGCACAGAGCCCAGAAGAGCTTG CTTCAACTAGCCCCTCAGCCTCTAAATCCACCACTACAACTGTGGCCCAAGATGGCGTCCCTCATTATGCAGAAGCAGACATTGTCGACTTGCAAGGCGTTACAGGAAGCAACACATATGCCATCCCTGCAGTAACTATGGACCTGCTGTCAGGGAAGGATGTTGTTGTGGAAGAGTTCCCCCGAAAACTGCTCACATTCAAAGAGAAACTGGGAGAGGGCCAGTTTGGAGAG GTCCACCTGTGTGAAGCAGAGGGAATGCAGGAGTTTATGAATGAAGAATATCTGTTTGATATTCCAGAGGACCAGCCAGTCTTAGTGGCTGTGAAGATGCTCCGTTCAGATGCCAACAAAAATGCAAG gaATGACTTCCTCAAAGAGATAAAGATCATGTCACGTTTAAAGGACCCCAACATCATTCGCCTGCTAGCTGTGTGCATCTACAGCGACCCTCTCTGTATGATCACAGAGTACATGGAAAATGGAGATCTCAACCAGTTTCTGTCCCGCCATGAAGCTGAGGGACAACTTGCTTTGCTCAGCAACACACCTACAGTCAG CTTCACTAACCTGTGCTACATGGCCACTCAGATAGCCTCAGGGATGAAGTACCTCTCCTCCCTGAACTTTGTCCACCGAGACTTGGCCACACGTAATTGTTTGGTGGGCAAAAATTACACAATAAAGATTGCTGACTTTGGCATGAGCAGGAACTTATACAGTGGCGACTACTACCGGATCCAGGGTAGAGCGGTGCTGCCTATACGCTGGATGTCATGGGAGAGCATCCTACTG GGTAAGTTCACCACAGCGAGCGATGTTTGGGCCTTTGGGGTGACCTTGTGGGAGATACTAAACTTCTGCAAGGAGCAACCCTATTCTCAGCTCACTGATGAGCAGGTGATAGAAAACACAGGGGAGTTTTTCAGGGACCAGAAACGACAG ATCTACCTGCCCCAACCTGTGCTGTGTCCAGACTTGCTCTACAAGATCATGCtcagctgctggaggaggaaTGCAAAGGAACGGCCCTCCTTTCAGGAAATACACAAAAGCCTCTTGGATTTACAGGCTTAA
- the hsd17b7 gene encoding 3-keto-steroid reductase, with the protein MKKVVLVTGANSGIGLALCERLLSQDTEGVQLCLACRNMRRAQAARAALLAAHPTAQVDLLQMDTSSISSIISAAQEVKVRYDQLDYLYLNAGIMPNPQFDVKSFFKGLFSSKVINMFATGEGILTQTDCVTPDGLQEVFATNLFGHFLLVRELEPVLCHAGQTSQLVWTSSSNAHHSAFNLEDIQHQIGSQPYSSSKYASDLLSLALNMHYNKQGLYSSVICPGFVMTNLTYGILPSFLWMLLMPIFWLIRIFTNTFTLTPYNGAEALLWLFKQKPESLDPYAKYHSLTSGFGINYTQPRKMDIDLESSESLYEKLLQLERDVKSKL; encoded by the exons ATGAAGAAGGTGGTTTTGGTGACTGGAGCAAATAG TGGTATCGGCCTGGCGCTGTGCGAGCGTCTCCTCTCGCAGGACACAGAGGGCGTGCAGCTGTGTCTCGCCTGCAGGAACATGAGAAGGGCTCAGGCTGCTCGCGCTGCTCTCCTTGCCGCTCACCCCACAGCTCAGGTGGACCTGCTGCAGATGGACACGAGCAGCATCTCCTCCATCATTAGTGCTGCTCAGGAGGTCAAAGTCAG GTATGACCAACTGGACTACCTCTACCTGAATGCAGGCATCATGCCAAACCCCCAGTTTGATGtaaagtcattttttaaagGCCTCTTCTCCAG CAAAGTCATCAATATGTTTGCCACTGGCGAGGGGATTCTTACCCAGACGGACTGTGTCACCCCTGATGGCCTGCAAGAAGTTTTTGCAACCAACCTCTTTGGTCACTTCCTTCTA GTCAGAGAGCTGGAGCCAGTCCTTTGCCATGCAGGTCAGACATCACAGCTGGTTTGGACCTCGTCTAGTAATGCTCACCACTCAGCGTTTAATCTGGAAGACATACAGCACCAGATAGGCTCTCAGCCCTACAGCTCCTCCAAATATGCCTCAGACCTGCTCAGCCTGGCTCTCAACATGCACTACAACAAACAG GGTTTGTACTCTTCTGTCATTTGTCCTGGTTTTGTGATGACAAATCTGACGTATGGCATCCTGCCCTCCTTCCTCTGGATGCTGCTCATGCCTATCTTTTGGCTA ATAAGAATATTCACAAACACTTTCACGCTGACACCTTATAATGGAGCGGAAGCCCTG CTTTGGCTATTTAAGCAAAAGCCTGAATCACTGGACCCATATGCTAAGTACCACAGCTTAACATCTGGGTTTGGAATCAACTATACACAACCACGTAAG ATGGATATTGATTTGGAGTCCTCTGAGTCGTTGTATGAGAAATTATTGCAGCTGGAAAGGGATGTGAAGAGCAAACTGTAG